From a single Bacillus pumilus genomic region:
- a CDS encoding YneB family resolvase-like protein, translating to MNAIIYARVSTVKEEQETSLKRQEEELLALAGAHKMNVVKIIKEKASGYDLDRDGVFEMLATLKEESIDAVLIQDETRLGRGQAKIALLHCLFKENVKVYSVFHRGELELSEADQMVIEIVGVVEEYQRKIHNLKIKRGMRRAVERGYQPELNLKQQDHAPGRERIEVPISEIVRLRNNNMTFAEIAATLQALGFDISKATVHRRYQEYEKGLTT from the coding sequence ATGAATGCAATCATCTATGCGAGAGTGAGCACTGTCAAAGAAGAACAGGAAACCTCGCTGAAGAGACAAGAAGAAGAACTGCTGGCTTTAGCCGGAGCGCACAAGATGAATGTAGTCAAAATCATCAAAGAAAAAGCAAGTGGATATGATCTTGACCGCGATGGTGTGTTTGAGATGCTTGCTACACTGAAAGAAGAGTCAATTGATGCCGTTCTTATTCAGGATGAAACGCGTCTCGGAAGAGGACAAGCGAAAATAGCGCTTCTTCATTGCCTTTTTAAAGAGAACGTAAAGGTATACAGTGTTTTTCATAGAGGCGAGCTTGAGCTTTCAGAAGCAGATCAAATGGTCATTGAGATCGTAGGAGTCGTTGAAGAGTATCAACGAAAAATTCATAACCTGAAAATCAAGCGAGGAATGAGAAGGGCTGTTGAGCGCGGGTATCAGCCTGAACTGAATTTAAAGCAGCAGGACCATGCGCCTGGCCGTGAGCGTATTGAAGTGCCGATTTCAGAAATTGTTCGATTAAGAAACAACAACATGACATTCGCAGAAATTGCAGCAACTCTTCAGGCACTAGGTTTTGACATTTCAAAAGCAACGGTGCATAGAAGGTATCAAGAATATGAGAAAGGTCTGACCACTTAA
- the tkt gene encoding transketolase, with protein METIELKSIATIRTLSIDAIEKANSGHPGMPMGAAPMAYALWTNHLNVSPQNPHWFNRDRFVLSAGHGSMLLYSMLHLSGYNLSIEDLKQFRQWGSKTPGHPEFGHTEGVDATTGPLGQGIAMAVGMALAERHLAETYNKDNFDVVDHYTYSICGDGDLMEGISSEAASLAGHLGLGRLIVLYDSNDISLDGDLDRSFSENVKNRFEAMNWEVLYVKDGNNIEEVTAAIEKAKQNTDRPTLIEVKTTIGFGSPNRAGTSGVHGAPLGSDEAKLTKEAYSWTFEEDFHVPSEVYDHFKEAVKDAGQKKEAAWNERFEEYEKEYPELAAQLKLAIEGKLPENWDQEVPVYEAGSSLASRASSGEVLNGIAKQVPFFIGGSADLAGSNKTTIKNTDDFGKNNYAGKNIWFGVREFAMGAALNGMALHGGLRVFGGTFFVFSDYLRPAIRLAALMGLPVTYVFTHDSIAVGEDGPTHEPVEQLASLRAMPNLSVIRPADGNETAAAWKLAVSSTDKPTALVLTRQNLPTIDQTPEKAYEGVEKGGYVVVEAADAQPEALLLASGSEVGLAIEAQKALEKEGIRASVVSLPAWDRFDQQSDEYKESVLPTAVRARIAIEMGASLGWERYTGIDGDVIAIDQFGASAPGETIIEKYGFTVSNVVSRVKAKLNK; from the coding sequence ATGGAAACGATTGAATTGAAATCTATTGCAACAATACGTACTCTCTCCATAGACGCAATTGAAAAAGCGAATTCCGGTCACCCTGGAATGCCAATGGGTGCTGCACCAATGGCATACGCTTTATGGACGAATCACTTAAACGTAAGTCCGCAAAACCCTCATTGGTTTAACAGAGACCGTTTTGTTTTATCTGCGGGGCATGGTTCTATGCTTCTATATAGCATGCTTCATTTAAGCGGATACAACCTCAGCATCGAAGATCTAAAACAATTTCGCCAATGGGGCAGCAAAACACCTGGACATCCTGAGTTTGGACATACAGAAGGCGTAGATGCCACAACAGGTCCTTTAGGACAGGGGATTGCTATGGCAGTTGGTATGGCACTTGCTGAAAGACATCTTGCGGAAACGTACAACAAAGACAACTTTGATGTTGTAGATCATTATACATACAGCATTTGCGGAGATGGAGACTTAATGGAGGGCATTTCCTCTGAAGCTGCTTCCCTTGCTGGTCATTTAGGCTTAGGCCGTTTAATTGTCCTTTATGATTCAAATGATATTTCTTTAGATGGCGACTTAGATCGTTCATTCTCTGAAAATGTGAAGAATCGTTTTGAAGCGATGAATTGGGAAGTTCTTTACGTAAAAGACGGCAACAACATTGAAGAAGTGACGGCTGCTATTGAAAAGGCGAAACAAAATACAGACAGACCTACATTGATTGAAGTGAAAACAACCATCGGTTTTGGATCGCCAAACCGTGCAGGAACGTCTGGTGTGCATGGTGCACCGCTTGGCAGCGATGAAGCAAAGCTAACGAAGGAAGCTTACTCTTGGACGTTTGAAGAGGATTTCCATGTACCTTCTGAAGTGTACGATCATTTCAAAGAAGCTGTAAAAGATGCTGGTCAGAAAAAAGAAGCAGCTTGGAATGAACGATTTGAGGAATATGAAAAAGAATACCCAGAGCTGGCAGCTCAGCTGAAGCTTGCGATTGAAGGAAAGCTTCCTGAGAATTGGGATCAAGAGGTTCCAGTTTATGAAGCAGGTTCAAGCCTTGCCTCCCGCGCTTCTTCAGGCGAAGTATTAAATGGCATTGCGAAGCAAGTACCTTTCTTCATTGGCGGGTCTGCTGACCTTGCAGGTTCAAACAAAACAACCATTAAAAACACAGACGACTTTGGTAAAAACAATTATGCTGGCAAGAACATTTGGTTTGGTGTTAGAGAATTTGCAATGGGTGCTGCGTTAAACGGTATGGCACTTCACGGCGGTCTTCGTGTATTCGGCGGAACGTTCTTTGTTTTCTCAGATTACTTAAGACCAGCGATTCGTCTTGCTGCTCTAATGGGACTTCCGGTCACATATGTCTTTACTCATGACAGTATCGCTGTTGGAGAAGATGGTCCGACGCATGAGCCGGTTGAACAGCTTGCTTCATTACGAGCGATGCCAAACCTTTCTGTCATTCGCCCTGCGGATGGGAACGAGACAGCTGCAGCGTGGAAACTTGCTGTATCATCAACGGACAAACCAACAGCACTAGTTCTAACTCGTCAAAACCTTCCAACGATTGATCAAACACCAGAGAAGGCATATGAAGGAGTAGAAAAGGGTGGATATGTTGTCGTTGAAGCTGCTGATGCACAGCCAGAAGCACTTCTACTCGCTTCTGGATCTGAAGTTGGTTTAGCGATTGAAGCGCAAAAGGCGCTTGAAAAAGAAGGGATTCGTGCATCTGTTGTCAGTCTTCCTGCATGGGATCGATTTGATCAGCAGTCAGACGAATACAAAGAATCCGTTCTACCTACAGCAGTACGGGCACGTATTGCGATTGAGATGGGTGCTTCACTTGGCTGGGAGCGTTACACTGGTATCGATGGTGATGTCATTGCAATTGATCAATTTGGCGCTTCTGCACCAGGTGAAACCATCATTGAGAAATACGGATTTACTGTCAGCAATGTGGTCAGCCGTGTGAAAGCGAAGCTGAACAAATAA
- a CDS encoding DUF2621 domain-containing protein: MLSGWFLWFILFWSTVMIGLLAIGGFFMFRKFLKRLPKEDGKSELDWQDEYIQKSLHLWREEDKKLLNELVLPVPELFRDVAKEKIAGKIGELALKEQAASINLDLIIRGYIIATPKRDHKFLLKRLQEKDIDHTPYESLLK, translated from the coding sequence ATGTTAAGCGGCTGGTTTTTGTGGTTCATTTTATTTTGGAGTACAGTCATGATCGGATTACTCGCAATCGGTGGCTTTTTTATGTTTCGCAAATTTTTAAAACGATTGCCGAAGGAAGATGGTAAATCAGAGCTTGATTGGCAAGATGAATATATTCAAAAGAGCCTCCACCTATGGCGGGAAGAAGACAAAAAGCTTTTAAATGAACTCGTATTACCTGTTCCAGAGCTGTTTAGAGATGTCGCCAAAGAAAAAATCGCAGGAAAAATTGGCGAGCTGGCTTTAAAAGAACAAGCTGCCAGCATTAATTTAGACTTAATCATTCGCGGCTATATCATCGCTACACCAAAGCGTGATCATAAGTTTTTATTGAAACGACTTCAAGAAAAAGACATAGATCACACACCATATGAATCGTTATTAAAATAA
- a CDS encoding small acid-soluble spore protein P, producing the protein MTNKNTGKDIRQNSPKEHQGGQPEPLSGSKKVKNRNHTRQKHNSHHDM; encoded by the coding sequence ATGACAAATAAAAACACTGGGAAAGACATCCGTCAAAACTCTCCTAAGGAGCATCAAGGCGGCCAGCCAGAGCCTTTATCGGGCAGTAAAAAGGTAAAAAACCGCAACCATACAAGACAAAAGCACAATTCTCATCATGATATGTAA
- a CDS encoding DUF896 domain-containing protein: protein MISKEQLSRINELSKKSKETGLSDAEKTEQKQLREEYLKAFRSSMKNTLKTVKIVDPEGNDVTPEKLKRERDQNLH, encoded by the coding sequence ATGATTTCTAAAGAACAGCTTTCAAGAATAAATGAGCTTTCAAAAAAGTCAAAAGAGACCGGTTTGTCAGACGCTGAAAAAACAGAACAAAAGCAATTAAGAGAAGAGTATTTAAAAGCTTTTCGTTCTTCTATGAAAAATACACTTAAAACCGTGAAAATCGTCGATCCCGAAGGAAACGATGTCACACCAGAAAAATTAAAAAGAGAAAGAGATCAAAACCTTCATTAA
- a CDS encoding YneF family protein, with amino-acid sequence MDLWVVILVGVVALLAGVALGFFIARKYMMSYLKKNPPINEQMLRMMMMQMGMKPSQKKINQMMKAMNNQAK; translated from the coding sequence ATGGATTTATGGGTTGTCATCCTTGTAGGCGTTGTTGCACTGCTTGCAGGAGTTGCACTCGGATTCTTTATTGCTCGTAAGTATATGATGAGCTACTTGAAAAAGAATCCACCAATTAATGAACAAATGCTTCGAATGATGATGATGCAAATGGGCATGAAACCGTCCCAGAAGAAAATCAATCAAATGATGAAAGCCATGAACAACCAAGCGAAATAA
- a CDS encoding Hsp20/alpha crystallin family protein: protein MENEKQSNSSDFLEIDDWLNVLMEDPFAWYDEHLPIDLYETSRDYIIEIDVSDLSITDVKLTFCGHELTFACTVQKPNNEGEQPIEKNVMLPFYLNDKDIEADYENRIIEIKIKKYSSHPSGAFSFQIPHFKH, encoded by the coding sequence ATGGAGAATGAAAAGCAATCGAATTCCTCTGATTTTCTTGAAATAGATGATTGGCTCAATGTCTTAATGGAAGATCCATTTGCTTGGTATGATGAACACCTCCCAATTGATCTTTATGAAACAAGCCGTGATTATATTATTGAAATCGATGTCTCAGACCTATCGATCACTGATGTAAAGCTGACTTTCTGTGGACATGAGCTGACTTTCGCTTGCACGGTACAAAAACCAAATAATGAAGGCGAACAGCCGATTGAAAAAAATGTGATGCTCCCTTTTTATTTGAACGATAAGGACATTGAAGCAGATTATGAAAACCGAATCATTGAGATAAAAATCAAAAAATATTCCAGCCATCCAAGCGGAGCATTTTCCTTTCAAATCCCTCATTTTAAACATTAA
- a CDS encoding cytochrome c biogenesis CcdA family protein, with protein sequence MTDLNYFLAFGAGFLSFISPCCLPLYPAFLSYITGVSIDEVNSEKVMLRRRSLLHTLFFLVGFSIIFIAIGFGTSFVGKFFDDYHQAIRQVGAILIIFFGFMTLGVFQPSFLMGEKRMQFKNRPAGFFGSILIGMGFAAGWTPCTGPILSAVIALASNNPESAVPYMIAYVFGFAVPFFVLSFFITKMTWIRKRQQLIMKIGGIIMIVVGILLFFDLLTWIIIMFSSLFGGFTGF encoded by the coding sequence TTGACAGATTTGAATTACTTTTTAGCTTTTGGAGCGGGGTTTCTTTCTTTTATTTCACCATGCTGTCTTCCGCTTTATCCAGCCTTTTTATCATATATTACAGGCGTTAGTATAGATGAAGTGAACTCTGAGAAGGTGATGCTGAGAAGAAGAAGTCTGCTTCATACCTTATTCTTTTTAGTTGGGTTCTCTATTATCTTTATTGCGATTGGCTTTGGGACATCGTTTGTTGGAAAGTTTTTTGATGATTACCATCAAGCGATTCGTCAGGTTGGGGCCATTCTCATTATTTTCTTTGGTTTTATGACGCTCGGCGTATTTCAGCCTTCTTTCCTTATGGGGGAAAAGAGAATGCAATTCAAAAACCGACCTGCTGGTTTTTTTGGATCGATTCTCATCGGAATGGGATTTGCCGCTGGTTGGACACCTTGTACAGGACCTATTTTGTCTGCTGTTATCGCACTGGCGAGTAACAATCCTGAGTCGGCTGTGCCCTATATGATTGCCTATGTATTCGGGTTTGCCGTTCCGTTTTTTGTTCTATCCTTTTTCATCACAAAAATGACGTGGATCAGAAAGCGTCAGCAGCTTATTATGAAAATTGGCGGGATCATTATGATTGTAGTAGGAATATTGCTTTTCTTTGATCTTCTCACATGGATTATCATCATGTTCTCATCCTTGTTTGGTGGATTTACAGGCTTTTGA
- a CDS encoding CcdC family protein gives MMVLISSIIAICMAVAVMFIRIKSSAKPATAKKIILPPIFMSTGALMFFVPMFQVTGAEFLEAITVGMFFSIFLIKTSKFEIRGNEIYLKRSKAFVFILIGLLVLRIGMKTILSSSIDYGSLSGMFWILAFGMIVPWRVAMYLSFRKLSKQLDPQQIQMN, from the coding sequence ATGATGGTCTTGATCTCTTCTATAATTGCGATATGTATGGCGGTAGCCGTCATGTTTATTCGCATTAAGTCATCTGCAAAACCAGCAACTGCGAAAAAAATTATATTGCCTCCTATTTTCATGAGCACTGGAGCTCTGATGTTTTTTGTTCCTATGTTTCAGGTAACTGGAGCTGAATTTCTCGAGGCAATCACAGTGGGGATGTTTTTCTCCATCTTTTTAATTAAAACATCGAAGTTTGAAATTAGAGGGAATGAGATTTACTTAAAGCGGTCAAAAGCATTTGTGTTTATTCTCATTGGACTTCTTGTTCTTCGTATCGGAATGAAGACCATCTTGAGTTCTTCTATTGATTATGGCTCTCTAAGCGGAATGTTTTGGATACTTGCCTTTGGCATGATCGTACCTTGGCGTGTTGCCATGTATTTGTCATTTAGAAAGCTGTCTAAACAATTAGATCCGCAGCAAATTCAAATGAATTAA
- the sirA gene encoding sporulation inhibitor of replication protein SirA, which yields MERHYYIYWIEDEFAHHYFGKESILFHLFESLHWTNRTDDELVMLVKQVDYVTKRIPAFHMHQRLMNNLTNIHYTQIGSIYSASLPDGKGTAAFIIKDRYIQMSATGSYEAEAVFFEVLRKISPCFLAMDFGSKKHGWLNPVKVRNFV from the coding sequence ATGGAACGCCATTATTATATTTATTGGATTGAGGATGAATTTGCGCATCATTATTTTGGCAAAGAATCGATTTTGTTTCATTTGTTTGAATCGTTACACTGGACGAACCGCACGGATGATGAATTGGTTATGCTTGTGAAACAAGTGGATTACGTGACGAAACGAATCCCTGCTTTTCATATGCACCAGCGTTTAATGAACAATTTAACGAACATTCACTATACACAAATCGGCTCGATATACAGCGCTTCTTTACCAGATGGAAAAGGAACTGCTGCATTTATCATTAAAGATCGTTATATCCAAATGTCTGCCACTGGAAGCTATGAGGCAGAAGCGGTGTTTTTTGAAGTGTTGAGAAAAATTAGTCCTTGTTTCCTTGCGATGGACTTCGGTTCAAAGAAGCACGGGTGGCTCAATCCGGTAAAAGTGAGGAATTTTGTTTAA
- the lexA gene encoding transcriptional repressor LexA: MTKLSKRQLDILTFIKEEVKSKGYPPSVREIGEAVGLASSSTVHGHLARLETKGLIRRDPTKPRAIEVLDEEEMNIPKSAVMNVPVIGKVTAGLPITAVENVEEYFPLPETFAAPDEQVFMLEIMGESMIDAGILDKDYVIVRQQSTANNGDIVVAMTEEDEATVKRFYKENTHFRLQPENPSMEPIILQNVSILGKVIGVFRNIH, from the coding sequence ATGACGAAGCTATCAAAAAGACAACTCGATATCCTGACATTCATCAAAGAAGAAGTAAAAAGCAAGGGCTATCCCCCATCCGTTCGTGAAATTGGAGAAGCTGTCGGTCTAGCATCCAGTTCAACAGTTCATGGACATTTAGCTAGATTAGAAACAAAAGGCTTAATTAGAAGAGATCCGACAAAACCTAGAGCGATCGAAGTACTAGATGAAGAGGAAATGAATATTCCAAAGAGTGCTGTAATGAACGTACCAGTCATCGGAAAAGTCACAGCCGGCCTGCCTATCACGGCTGTTGAGAATGTAGAAGAATACTTCCCTCTTCCAGAGACTTTTGCCGCACCAGATGAACAAGTATTTATGCTTGAAATTATGGGTGAAAGTATGATTGATGCAGGAATTTTGGACAAGGACTATGTCATTGTGCGTCAGCAAAGCACCGCTAACAATGGAGATATTGTCGTCGCCATGACAGAGGAAGATGAAGCAACAGTGAAACGTTTCTATAAAGAAAATACTCACTTTAGATTACAGCCAGAAAATCCATCTATGGAACCGATTATTTTACAGAATGTAAGTATACTAGGTAAAGTAATTGGTGTATTTAGAAATATTCACTAA
- a CDS encoding aspartyl-phosphate phosphatase Spo0E family protein encodes MTLVKTSLLTQIEEKREELMKVVLHNGMTSTVTIEHSQQLDHLLLQYQRHLHSNSAN; translated from the coding sequence ATGACTTTGGTAAAAACATCATTATTAACTCAAATTGAAGAAAAAAGAGAAGAGCTGATGAAAGTTGTCTTGCATAATGGGATGACATCAACAGTGACCATCGAACATAGTCAGCAGCTAGATCATCTCCTCTTACAATATCAACGACACTTACACTCAAACTCAGCCAACTAA
- the yneA gene encoding cell division suppressor protein YneA, with protein MRLKESIIFIGVFSFIVGIFLSLIAVTSHNDPNQYVKIEVQSGDTLWGLADQVNDSKSIDKNAFIDWVTEHNDLASTDIQPGDILVIPVKKEHPVVYQLATVQ; from the coding sequence ATGAGGTTAAAAGAATCTATTATTTTTATTGGGGTATTCTCATTCATCGTTGGCATATTTCTCTCACTTATTGCAGTCACTAGCCATAATGATCCAAATCAGTATGTTAAAATAGAGGTTCAATCAGGTGATACTCTTTGGGGGTTAGCTGATCAAGTAAACGACAGCAAATCAATCGACAAAAATGCGTTTATTGACTGGGTCACCGAGCACAATGACCTTGCTTCAACGGACATTCAGCCTGGTGACATTCTCGTCATACCAGTCAAAAAAGAGCATCCAGTCGTATATCAACTTGCAACAGTACAATAG
- a CDS encoding TlpA family protein disulfide reductase: MWKKGMASAVLLVLIGLLAWNLFGPKEPAIGLEKGDQAPDFELKTLDGETASLSDYRGKKVLVNFWATWCKPCRTEMPDLDAIRSEHDEVEVLAVNLTTTEKSVDHVAAFADELKLSLPILLDQKGIQARYHVLSYPTTYILDEKGRIMSVKHQMLTKKDIEKELNL, encoded by the coding sequence ATGTGGAAAAAAGGAATGGCAAGCGCTGTTTTACTTGTGTTGATTGGTTTACTTGCGTGGAATCTATTTGGGCCAAAGGAGCCTGCAATTGGTCTTGAAAAAGGGGATCAAGCCCCTGATTTTGAACTGAAAACCCTTGACGGGGAAACGGCTTCGTTATCTGATTACCGGGGAAAAAAAGTGCTCGTCAATTTTTGGGCGACTTGGTGTAAGCCATGCCGGACGGAAATGCCCGATTTAGATGCGATTAGAAGCGAGCATGATGAGGTTGAGGTACTAGCGGTAAATTTGACGACTACAGAAAAAAGTGTAGATCATGTTGCAGCATTTGCAGATGAATTAAAGCTGAGCCTTCCTATTTTATTGGACCAAAAAGGCATTCAAGCAAGATATCATGTGCTTTCATATCCAACGACATACATATTAGATGAAAAAGGACGCATCATGTCTGTGAAGCATCAAATGCTGACAAAGAAAGACATTGAAAAAGAGTTGAATCTATAA
- the sspO gene encoding small acid-soluble spore protein O, whose product MTKRKANHVINGMNAAKSQGNGAGYIENDQLVLTDEQRQNNKKRKKNQ is encoded by the coding sequence ATGACAAAACGAAAAGCAAATCATGTGATTAACGGCATGAACGCAGCCAAGAGCCAAGGTAATGGCGCAGGCTATATTGAAAATGATCAACTCGTTTTAACAGATGAACAAAGACAAAACAATAAAAAACGTAAAAAAAACCAATAA
- the acnA gene encoding aconitate hydratase AcnA encodes MSKQQQVAKQDAFQSRKTFSTNGKTYHYYSLEALEKQGIGNVSKLPYSIKVLLESVLRQVDGRVIKKEHVENLAKWGTAEVREIDVPFKPSRVILQDFTGVPAVVDLASLRKAMADVGGDPDKINPEIPVDLVIDHSVQVDKAGTEDALNINMDLEFERNAERYNFLSWAKKAFNNYQAVPPATGIVHQVNLEYLASVVHAIEEDGEIITYPDTLVGTDSHTTMINGIGVLGWGVGGIEAEAGMLGQPSYFPVPEVIGAKLVGELPNGTTATDLALKVTQVLREKGVVNKFVEFFGPGVAQLPLADRATIANMAPEYGATCGFFPVDEEALAYLRLTGRDEEQINIVEEYSRANGLFYTPDAEEPIFTDVVEIDLSKIESNLSGPKRPQDLIPLSEMKETFHQHIESPAGNQGFGLEKSELDKEIEFELSNGEKAVMKTGAIAIAAITSCTNTSNPYVLIGAGLVAKKASELGMKVPNYVKTSLAPGSKVVTGYLVNSGLLPYLRDLGFNIVGYGCTTCIGNSGPLAKEIEDAVSENDLLITSVLSGNRNFEGRIHPLVKGNYLASPPLVVAYALAGTVNIDLTKDPIGVDKNGENVYFDDIWPSMDEINSVVKSTVTPELFRSEYETVFDSNDRWNEIKTTDDALYKWDENSTYIDNPPFFENLSVEPGKVEPLKGLRVVAKFGDSVTTDHISPAGAIGKDTPAGKYLQERGVSPRDFNSYGSRRGNHHVMMRGTFANIRIKNQIAPGTEGGYTTYWPTGEVTSIYDACMRYKEDGTGLAILAGKDYGMGSSRDWAAKGTNLLGIKFVLAESFERIHRSNLVFMGVLPLQFKDGESAETYGLTGTETFEVDVDETVRPRDLVTVKAIDTDGNEKTFEVVVRFDSEVEIDYYRHGGILQMVLREKLASN; translated from the coding sequence ATGTCGAAACAGCAGCAAGTCGCTAAACAAGACGCTTTTCAATCTAGAAAAACGTTTTCGACAAATGGGAAAACGTATCACTATTATTCGTTAGAAGCACTAGAGAAACAAGGAATCGGAAATGTTTCTAAGCTGCCTTATTCCATTAAGGTACTTTTAGAATCAGTGCTTCGCCAAGTAGACGGTAGAGTGATCAAGAAGGAACACGTTGAAAACTTGGCAAAATGGGGAACTGCCGAGGTTAGAGAAATTGATGTTCCATTTAAACCTTCTCGAGTTATTTTACAAGACTTCACGGGTGTACCAGCAGTCGTTGACCTTGCTTCTTTAAGAAAAGCAATGGCAGATGTAGGCGGAGATCCGGATAAAATCAACCCTGAAATTCCAGTTGACCTTGTCATTGACCACTCAGTGCAAGTAGATAAAGCTGGAACTGAAGATGCATTAAACATTAACATGGATTTAGAATTCGAACGTAACGCAGAGCGTTATAACTTCCTTAGCTGGGCAAAGAAAGCGTTTAACAACTATCAAGCTGTTCCGCCTGCAACAGGGATTGTTCACCAAGTGAACTTAGAGTATCTTGCAAGTGTTGTTCATGCGATTGAAGAAGATGGCGAGATCATCACTTACCCAGATACATTGGTTGGTACTGACTCTCATACAACCATGATTAACGGTATCGGCGTACTAGGATGGGGCGTTGGCGGTATCGAAGCGGAAGCTGGTATGCTTGGTCAGCCTTCATACTTCCCAGTACCAGAAGTTATTGGTGCTAAATTAGTTGGAGAGCTTCCAAATGGAACGACGGCAACTGACCTTGCATTAAAAGTGACACAAGTTCTGCGCGAAAAAGGCGTGGTTAACAAGTTCGTTGAGTTCTTCGGACCAGGTGTTGCACAGCTGCCATTAGCAGATCGTGCTACGATTGCGAACATGGCGCCTGAATACGGTGCTACTTGCGGATTCTTCCCAGTAGATGAGGAAGCTCTTGCTTACCTTCGCCTTACTGGACGTGATGAAGAGCAAATTAATATTGTTGAGGAATATTCTCGCGCAAATGGTTTATTCTATACGCCAGATGCAGAAGAGCCAATTTTTACTGATGTTGTGGAAATTGATCTTTCTAAAATTGAGTCAAACTTATCTGGTCCAAAACGTCCACAAGATTTGATTCCACTTTCTGAAATGAAAGAAACGTTCCATCAACATATCGAAAGCCCAGCTGGTAACCAAGGTTTTGGCTTAGAAAAGTCAGAACTGGATAAAGAAATCGAATTTGAACTTTCAAACGGTGAAAAAGCTGTAATGAAGACAGGTGCGATTGCGATTGCAGCGATTACGAGCTGTACGAATACATCGAACCCATACGTTTTAATCGGAGCAGGCCTTGTTGCGAAGAAAGCAAGTGAGCTTGGTATGAAGGTGCCAAACTACGTGAAAACGTCACTAGCACCAGGTTCTAAGGTTGTTACAGGATACCTTGTGAACTCAGGACTTCTTCCGTACTTAAGAGACCTCGGATTTAACATTGTTGGGTACGGCTGTACAACATGTATCGGAAACTCAGGACCGCTTGCGAAAGAAATCGAAGATGCTGTCTCTGAAAATGATCTCTTGATCACTTCTGTTTTATCTGGTAACCGTAACTTTGAAGGACGTATTCATCCGCTTGTTAAAGGAAACTATCTTGCATCTCCACCATTAGTTGTGGCGTATGCACTTGCAGGTACGGTGAATATTGATTTAACAAAAGATCCTATCGGTGTGGATAAAAATGGTGAGAACGTTTATTTCGATGACATTTGGCCATCAATGGACGAAATCAACAGCGTCGTGAAAAGTACAGTGACACCTGAGCTCTTCCGTTCAGAGTATGAAACTGTATTTGACAGCAATGACCGCTGGAACGAAATTAAAACGACGGACGATGCATTGTATAAATGGGATGAAAATTCCACATACATTGATAACCCACCATTCTTTGAAAACCTATCAGTGGAGCCTGGTAAAGTTGAACCGCTTAAAGGTTTGCGCGTTGTTGCCAAATTCGGTGACTCTGTGACAACTGACCATATTTCTCCAGCTGGAGCAATTGGGAAGGATACACCTGCGGGTAAATACTTGCAAGAAAGAGGCGTATCGCCTAGGGACTTTAACTCATATGGATCTCGACGTGGTAACCACCATGTCATGATGAGAGGTACTTTTGCAAACATCCGTATCAAGAACCAAATTGCTCCAGGAACAGAAGGCGGATATACAACTTATTGGCCGACTGGTGAAGTGACGTCCATTTATGATGCATGTATGCGTTATAAAGAAGATGGAACGGGCCTTGCGATCTTAGCAGGGAAAGACTACGGCATGGGTTCTTCACGTGACTGGGCTGCAAAAGGAACAAACCTTCTTGGAATTAAATTCGTTCTAGCTGAAAGCTTTGAACGTATCCACAGAAGTAACCTTGTCTTCATGGGCGTACTTCCTTTACAGTTTAAAGATGGAGAAAGTGCAGAAACTTATGGACTAACAGGAACAGAAACATTCGAAGTCGATGTTGATGAAACAGTTCGTCCACGTGACCTTGTCACTGTGAAAGCAATTGATACAGATGGCAATGAGAAAACATTTGAAGTAGTTGTTCGCTTTGACAGTGAAGTCGAAATTGACTATTACCGTCATGGAGGTATTCTTCAAATGGTACTGCGTGAAAAATTGGCAAGCAACTAA